The Bubalus bubalis isolate 160015118507 breed Murrah chromosome 16, NDDB_SH_1, whole genome shotgun sequence genome window below encodes:
- the LOC102404175 gene encoding olfactory receptor 491-like, whose amino-acid sequence MEAGNHTSVTEFILLGLTEDPTLGVIFFVLFLGIYVIILVGNITIIILIASCSQLHSPMYLFLGHLAFVDIGCSTSVTPMMIIGFLRHRLALPVAGCEAQLCSMVMFGSADCFLLAVMAYDRYVAICLPLFYSTRMCPRVCVLLVGGSYLGGCVNAWTFGSCLLTLSFCGPNQIDHFFCDFSPLLKLSCSDVSTIEIIPSISSGSILVITVFVISLSYICILNAILKMRSSEGRHKAFSTCTSHLTAVTLYYGTITFIYVMPKSSYSTEQNRVVSVFYTVVIPMLNPLIYSLRNRDVKEALRKAMFRIYS is encoded by the coding sequence ATGGAGGCTGGAAACCACACCAGCGTGACGGAGTTCATCCTTTTGGGGTTAACAGAGGATCCTACACTTGGTGTCATCTTCTTTGTGCTATTTCTAGGcatatatgttattattttagtGGGCAATATcaccataattattttaatagcaaGCTGTTCCCAACTTCACTCCCCTATGTACCTTTTCCTTGGCCATTTGGCTTTTGTTGACATCGGTTGTTCTACATCTGTCACACCTATGATGATTATAGGATTTCTTAGACATAGACTAGCCCTCCCAGTTGCTGGCTGTGAAGCCCAGCTCTGTTCTATGGTGATGTTTGGGTCAGCTGATTGCTTCCTGCTGGCtgtcatggcctatgaccgctatgtggccatctgcttGCCCCTTTTCTACTCCACCCGTATGTGCCCCAGAGTGTGTGTCCTCTTGGTGGGGGGTTCCTATCTTGGTGGGTGTGTCAATGCTTGGACATTTGGTAGTTGTTTATTGACTCTGTCTTTCTGTGGACCAAATCAGATAGatcactttttctgtgatttCTCCCCTCTGTTGAAACTTTCCTGCTCAGATGTCTCCACTATTGAAATTATCCCTTCCATCTCTTCTGGATCTATCCTTGTGATCACAGTGTTTGTCATATCTCTCTCTTACATCTGCATCCTCAACGCCATCCTGAAGATGCGCTCCAGTGAAGGGAGACAcaaggccttctccacctgcacCTCTCACCTCACTGCGGTCACTCTCTACTATGGAACGATTACCTTCATTTATGTGATGCCCAAATCCAGTTACTCAACTGAGCAGAACAGAGTAGTGTCTGTGTTCTACACAGTGGTGATCCCCATGTTGAACCCCCTCATCTACAGTCTGAGGAACAGAGATGTAAAGGAGGCCCTGAGAAAGGCAATGTTCAGAATATATTCTTAG
- the LOC102408272 gene encoding olfactory receptor 502-like: MYSLIHGNHTAETEFILLGLTNDPVLRVILFMIILCIYLVTICGNLSINLLIRISSQLHHPMYFFLSHLAIVDMGYSSSVTPNMLVNFLVERNTISYPGCAIQLGSGVFFGSTESFLLAAMAYDRFIAVCSPLLYSTKMSTQVRIQLLIMSYTGGFLNACSFTICFYSLHFCGPNRVNHFFCDFAPLVELSCSDISIPAAVPSFTSGSIIVVTAVVIAVSYSYILITILRMRSTEGRHKAFSTCTSHLIAVTLFYGTITFIYVMPKSSYSTDQNKVVSVFYMVVIPMLNPLIYSLRNNEIKGALKRAWQKNTFVVKPVIS; the protein is encoded by the coding sequence ATGTATTCCCTGATACATGGGAACCACACTGCAGAGACAGAGTTCATTTTATTGGGTTTAACAAATGATCCAGTCCTTCGAGTCATCCTCTTCATGATCATCCTCTGTATCTACCTGGTGACCATATGTGGGAATCTCAGCATAAATCTTCTTATCAGAATCTCGTCTCAGCTCCATCatcctatgtattttttcctgaGCCACTTAGCCATTGTTGACATGGGCTATTCATCTTCTGTTACACCCAATATGCTTGTAAACTTCCTAGTGGAAAGAAATACCATCTCCTATCCTGGATGTGCCATCCAGCTCGGTTCAGGTGTTTTCTTTGGGTCAACTGAGAGCTTCCTTCTGGCCGCCATGGCATATGATCGCTTCATAGCAGTCTGCAGCCCACTGCTTTATTCCACCAAAATGTCCACACAAGTCCGTATTCAGTTACTCATAATGTCTTACACTGGTGGTTTTCTCAATGCTTGCTCTTTTACTATTTGCTTCTATTCTTTACACTTCTGTGGACCAAATCGAGTCAATCATTTTTTCTGCGATTTTGCTCCTTTGGTGGAACTCTCCTGTTCTGACATCAGTATTCCTGCAGCTGTCCCCTCATTTACCTCTGGCTCCATCATTGTGGTCACAGCAGTTGTTATAGCTGTATCCTACAGCTACATCCTCATCACCATCCTGAGGATGCGTTCCACCGAGGGGCGCCAcaaggccttctccacctgcacGTCCCACCTCATAGCAGTCACTCTGTTCTATGGGACCATCACGTTCATTTACGTGATGCCCAAGTCCAGCTACTCAACTGACCAGAACAAGGTGGTGTCTGTGTTCTACATGGTGGTGATCCCCATGTTGAACCCCCTCATCTACAGCCTCAGGAACAATGAGATTAAGGGGGCTCTGAAGAGAGCTTGGCAGAAAAACACGTTTGTAGTGAAGCCTGTTATTTCATAG